The proteins below come from a single Serratia fonticola genomic window:
- the yrbN gene encoding protein YrbN: MTENFLDELCRLAAIINEARVHDY; the protein is encoded by the coding sequence ATGACTGAAAATTTTCTCGACGAGTTATGTAGACTGGCTGCCATTATTAATGAGGCACGTGTACATGACTACTGA
- the infB gene encoding translation initiation factor IF-2 yields MTTDVTVKSLAAEIQTPVDRLVQQFADAGINKSETDSVTQHEKETLLAHLNREHGSAPSKLTLQRKTRSTLNIPSTGGKSKSVQIEVRKKRTYVNRDPQEAQQAEAAEQAQREAEEQARREAEELAKREAEAKRAAEEQAKREAAEIAKRNSAEKEKVTNQHTDEMTKPAQAEKARREAEAAELKRKAEEEVRRKVEEDAKRVAEEARRMAEENGEKWAEAEAASAAVETADYHVTTSEHARAAEDENDAKVEGERRSRTRGGKATKQKKGNKLSESKADREEARTMTRGGKGKRKPSTLQQGFNKPAQVVNRDVVIGETITVAELANKMAVKGSQVIKAMMKLGAMATINQVIDQETAQLVAEEMGHKVILRRENELEEALMSDRDTGAGAESRAPVVTIMGHVDHGKTSLLDYIRSTKVAVGEAGGITQHIGAYHVETENGMITFLDTPGHAAFTSMRARGAQATDIVVLVVAADDGVMPQTIEAIQHAQAAKVPLVVAVNKIDKPEADPDRVKQELSQYGVMPEEWGGEAQFVHVSAKAGTGIDELLNAILLQAEVLELKAVRSGMASGVVIESFLDKGRGPVATVLVQEGTLNKGDIVLCGFEYGRVRAMRDELGREVTSAGPSIPVEILGLSSVPAAGDEATVVRDEKKAREVALYRQGKFREVKLARQQKSKLENMFANMTEGEVSELNIVLKTDVQGTCEAISDSLQKLSTDEVKVKIVGSGVGGITETDATLAAASNAIILGFNVRADASARRVIESESLDLRYYSVIYNLIDEVKQAMSGMLAPEYKQQIIGLAEVRDVFKSPKFGAVAGCMVTEGNIKRHNPIRVLRDNVVIYEGELESLRRFKDDVNEVRNGMECGIGVKNYNDVRVGDMIEVFEIIEIQRTIA; encoded by the coding sequence ATGACGACAGATGTAACCGTAAAATCGCTGGCAGCAGAGATACAGACACCGGTTGATCGCCTGGTACAGCAGTTTGCTGATGCAGGGATCAACAAGTCTGAGACCGACTCTGTGACACAGCACGAGAAAGAAACCTTATTGGCGCACCTGAACCGTGAACACGGTAGTGCGCCAAGCAAACTCACGTTGCAGCGCAAAACGCGCAGCACCTTGAATATTCCGAGCACCGGCGGTAAGAGTAAATCGGTGCAAATTGAGGTCCGCAAGAAACGCACTTATGTAAATCGCGATCCGCAGGAAGCCCAACAGGCTGAAGCGGCTGAGCAGGCACAGCGTGAAGCGGAAGAGCAGGCAAGGCGCGAAGCGGAAGAGCTAGCGAAACGCGAAGCAGAAGCTAAGCGCGCAGCCGAAGAGCAAGCCAAACGTGAGGCCGCGGAGATTGCTAAGCGTAATTCAGCGGAAAAAGAAAAAGTGACCAATCAACATACCGACGAAATGACCAAGCCAGCTCAGGCAGAAAAAGCACGCCGTGAAGCCGAAGCCGCCGAACTGAAACGTAAAGCGGAAGAAGAAGTACGCCGCAAGGTGGAAGAAGACGCCAAACGCGTAGCGGAAGAAGCGCGCCGTATGGCCGAAGAAAACGGTGAGAAGTGGGCCGAAGCCGAAGCAGCAAGCGCTGCGGTTGAAACAGCCGACTACCACGTAACCACCTCCGAGCACGCTCGTGCTGCCGAAGACGAAAACGACGCCAAAGTTGAAGGTGAGCGCCGTAGCCGTACTCGTGGTGGCAAAGCGACCAAACAGAAGAAAGGCAACAAGCTCTCTGAGTCTAAAGCAGACCGCGAAGAAGCTCGCACCATGACCCGTGGCGGTAAAGGCAAGCGTAAGCCAAGCACCCTGCAGCAGGGCTTTAACAAGCCAGCTCAGGTAGTGAACCGTGACGTGGTGATCGGCGAGACCATCACCGTTGCCGAACTGGCTAACAAGATGGCGGTAAAAGGTTCTCAGGTCATCAAAGCGATGATGAAGCTGGGCGCCATGGCCACCATCAACCAGGTCATCGACCAGGAAACCGCACAGCTGGTTGCCGAAGAGATGGGCCACAAAGTTATCCTGCGTCGTGAGAACGAGCTGGAAGAAGCGCTGATGAGCGACCGTGACACCGGCGCTGGCGCCGAGTCTCGTGCGCCAGTCGTGACCATCATGGGCCACGTTGACCATGGTAAAACCTCTCTGCTCGACTACATCCGCTCCACCAAGGTGGCAGTTGGCGAAGCCGGTGGTATTACCCAGCACATCGGTGCTTACCACGTAGAAACCGAAAACGGCATGATCACCTTCCTGGATACCCCAGGCCACGCAGCGTTTACCTCAATGCGTGCTCGTGGTGCTCAGGCGACCGATATCGTGGTTCTGGTGGTAGCAGCAGACGACGGCGTGATGCCACAAACCATCGAAGCCATTCAGCATGCTCAGGCGGCTAAAGTGCCATTGGTGGTTGCGGTTAACAAAATTGACAAGCCAGAAGCCGATCCAGACCGCGTCAAGCAAGAGCTGTCTCAGTATGGCGTTATGCCAGAAGAGTGGGGCGGTGAAGCTCAGTTCGTTCACGTATCTGCGAAAGCCGGTACCGGTATCGACGAACTGTTGAACGCTATCCTGCTGCAGGCCGAAGTTCTCGAACTGAAAGCGGTTCGTAGCGGCATGGCGAGCGGTGTGGTAATCGAATCCTTCCTGGATAAAGGCCGTGGCCCAGTGGCTACCGTACTGGTACAGGAAGGGACGCTGAACAAGGGCGATATCGTCCTGTGTGGCTTCGAGTATGGCCGTGTTCGTGCGATGCGTGACGAATTGGGCCGTGAAGTGACCTCTGCCGGTCCTTCTATCCCAGTTGAGATCCTGGGCCTGTCCAGCGTTCCTGCTGCGGGTGACGAAGCGACCGTAGTGCGTGACGAGAAGAAAGCGCGTGAAGTTGCGCTGTACCGTCAAGGCAAGTTCCGCGAAGTTAAACTGGCTCGCCAGCAGAAATCTAAACTGGAGAACATGTTCGCGAACATGACCGAAGGTGAAGTTTCTGAACTGAACATCGTGCTGAAAACCGACGTACAGGGTACCTGTGAAGCGATTTCCGATTCACTGCAGAAACTCTCCACCGACGAAGTGAAGGTGAAGATTGTGGGTTCTGGCGTAGGTGGTATCACCGAAACCGACGCGACCCTGGCTGCGGCATCCAACGCCATCATCCTGGGCTTCAACGTGCGTGCGGATGCTTCTGCCCGCCGCGTGATCGAGTCAGAAAGCCTGGATCTGCGTTACTACTCCGTGATCTATAACCTGATCGACGAAGTGAAGCAGGCGATGAGCGGTATGTTGGCGCCTGAGTACAAACAGCAGATCATCGGTCTGGCTGAAGTACGTGATGTGTTCAAATCACCTAAGTTCGGCGCTGTTGCCGGCTGTATGGTGACCGAAGGCAACATCAAGCGTCACAACCCAATCCGCGTGCTGCGTGACAACGTGGTTATCTATGAAGGCGAGCTGGAATCCCTGCGCCGCTTCAAAGATGACGTTAACGAAGTCCGTAACGGTATGGAATGTGGTATCGGCGTTAAGAACTACAACGACGTGCGCGTTGGCGACATGATCGAAGTGTTCGAAATCATCGAGATCCAGCGTACTATCGCTTAA
- the truB gene encoding tRNA pseudouridine(55) synthase TruB, protein MSRPRRRGRDIHGVLLLDKPQGLSSNDALQKVKRIYNANRAGHTGALDPLATGMLPICLGEATKFSQYLLDSDKRYRVIARLGQRTDTSDADGQIVQERPVNFTQAQLDTALDTFRGNIQQVPSMYSALKYQGKKLYEYARQGIEVPREARSITVYELQFIRWEGDELELEIHCSKGTYIRTITDDLGELLGCGAHVIYLRRLQVAKYPIARMITLEQLNALVEQAQEQSIAPSELLDPLLMPMDSPAEDFPEVNLLPAVAGYVKQGQPVQAAGAPASGLVRITEGEERKFIGIGEIADDGRVAPRRLVVEYFD, encoded by the coding sequence ATGAGTCGCCCTCGCCGTCGCGGCCGTGACATTCACGGCGTACTGCTGCTGGACAAACCGCAGGGCTTGTCGTCTAACGATGCCCTGCAAAAAGTAAAGCGTATCTACAATGCCAACCGCGCGGGCCACACCGGCGCGCTCGATCCACTGGCAACCGGTATGCTGCCAATCTGTCTGGGTGAGGCCACCAAGTTCTCCCAGTACCTGCTCGATTCCGATAAGCGTTACCGCGTGATTGCCCGTTTGGGCCAGCGAACGGACACCTCGGATGCCGATGGCCAGATCGTGCAGGAGCGGCCGGTAAACTTCACCCAAGCGCAGCTTGATACCGCGCTGGACACCTTCAGGGGTAACATCCAGCAGGTGCCTTCGATGTATTCCGCACTGAAATACCAGGGCAAAAAGCTGTACGAATATGCTCGCCAGGGTATCGAAGTCCCGCGTGAAGCACGTAGTATCACCGTGTATGAGTTGCAGTTTATCCGCTGGGAAGGGGATGAACTTGAGCTGGAAATTCACTGCTCAAAAGGCACCTACATCCGTACCATCACGGATGACCTCGGTGAACTACTGGGCTGTGGAGCGCACGTGATTTATCTGCGCCGTCTGCAGGTGGCGAAGTACCCGATCGCCCGCATGATCACGTTGGAACAGCTGAATGCGCTAGTGGAGCAGGCACAGGAGCAGAGCATTGCGCCGAGCGAACTGCTCGATCCGTTGCTGATGCCGATGGACAGCCCGGCCGAAGACTTCCCTGAAGTGAACCTGCTGCCAGCGGTAGCGGGTTACGTCAAGCAAGGGCAGCCGGTGCAGGCCGCAGGGGCTCCGGCCTCGGGTCTGGTGCGCATTACCGAAGGCGAAGAACGTAAATTTATCGGCATTGGCGAGATTGCCGATGATGGCCGAGTCGCGCCGCGCCGCCTGGTTGTCGAATATTTCGACTGA
- the rbfA gene encoding 30S ribosome-binding factor RbfA, producing the protein MAKEFSRGQRVAQEMQKEIAMILQREVKDPRVGMATVSGVEVSRDLAYAKVYVTFLNVLTENHDPDLVTNGIKALQDASGYIRTLLGKAMRLRVVPELTFSYDNSLVEGMRMSNLVTNVVKSDAERRNASGDEEEA; encoded by the coding sequence ATGGCAAAAGAATTCAGCCGCGGTCAACGCGTGGCACAAGAAATGCAAAAAGAGATTGCGATGATCTTGCAGCGTGAAGTCAAAGATCCGCGTGTCGGCATGGCTACCGTTTCAGGTGTTGAAGTGTCTCGCGATCTGGCTTACGCCAAAGTTTACGTCACCTTCCTGAACGTGCTGACCGAAAACCACGATCCGGATCTGGTGACCAACGGCATTAAAGCGTTGCAGGATGCCTCTGGCTATATCCGTACGCTGCTGGGCAAAGCGATGCGCCTGCGCGTAGTGCCGGAACTGACCTTCTCCTACGATAACTCACTGGTTGAAGGCATGCGTATGTCCAACCTGGTGACCAACGTAGTGAAGAGCGATGCCGAACGTCGCAATGCATCAGGCGATGAAGAGGAGGCTTAA
- the yedE gene encoding selenium metabolism membrane protein YedE/FdhT — protein sequence MNWQQFKSQYLVRFWAPLPAVIAAGILSTYYFGMTGTFWAVTGEFTRWGGHILQWLGFHPEQWGYFKVIGLQGTPLDRIDGRMIIGMFAGCIAAALWANNIKLRMPQHRIRIAQALLGGIIAGFGARLAMGCNLAAFFTGIPQFSLHAWFFALATAAGSYFGAKFTLLPMFRIPVKLQRVKAASPLTQKPEQARRRFRLGMVVFCLTVAWSLWTLFDAPKLGIAMLFGIGFGLLIERAQICFTSAFRDLWITGRTHMAKAIIIGMAVSAIGIFSYVQLGVSPKIMWAGPNAVLGGLLFGFGIVLAGGCETGWMYRAVEGQVHYWWVGLGNIIGATLLAYYWDDLAPALATNYDKINLLDTFGPIGGLLVTYLLLAIAFAAMLWWEKRFFRAKPDAQVVNLRSEV from the coding sequence GTGAACTGGCAACAATTCAAATCTCAATACCTGGTGCGCTTTTGGGCGCCCCTACCGGCGGTGATTGCCGCCGGGATCCTCTCGACCTACTATTTCGGCATGACCGGCACCTTCTGGGCGGTTACCGGCGAATTTACCCGCTGGGGCGGCCATATCTTGCAGTGGTTGGGTTTCCACCCCGAGCAGTGGGGCTATTTTAAGGTGATCGGCCTACAGGGCACACCACTCGACCGTATCGATGGGCGCATGATTATCGGCATGTTTGCGGGGTGCATCGCCGCCGCGCTGTGGGCCAACAACATCAAATTACGTATGCCGCAGCACCGCATCCGCATTGCACAGGCGTTGCTGGGCGGCATTATTGCCGGTTTTGGCGCGCGTTTGGCGATGGGGTGTAACCTGGCGGCCTTCTTTACCGGTATTCCACAGTTCTCTTTACATGCCTGGTTTTTTGCCCTGGCAACGGCGGCTGGTTCTTACTTCGGTGCCAAATTTACCTTGCTGCCGATGTTCCGTATTCCGGTCAAGCTGCAAAGAGTGAAAGCGGCCTCACCGTTGACGCAAAAACCTGAGCAGGCACGCCGTCGTTTCCGTTTGGGTATGGTGGTTTTCTGCCTCACGGTGGCCTGGTCATTATGGACGCTGTTTGATGCGCCGAAACTTGGCATCGCCATGCTGTTTGGTATCGGTTTTGGTCTGCTGATTGAACGGGCACAGATCTGCTTTACCTCGGCGTTCCGCGATCTGTGGATCACTGGCCGTACGCATATGGCCAAGGCCATTATTATCGGCATGGCGGTCAGCGCCATCGGCATCTTCAGCTATGTGCAACTGGGCGTCTCGCCGAAGATCATGTGGGCCGGGCCCAACGCGGTACTAGGCGGCCTGCTGTTTGGCTTTGGTATTGTGCTGGCGGGCGGCTGCGAAACCGGCTGGATGTATCGTGCGGTGGAAGGCCAGGTCCATTACTGGTGGGTGGGATTGGGCAACATTATCGGCGCCACGCTGCTAGCCTACTACTGGGACGATCTGGCACCAGCCTTGGCGACCAATTACGACAAGATTAACCTGCTGGACACCTTCGGGCCGATCGGCGGTCTGCTGGTGACCTATCTGCTGCTGGCCATCGCCTTTGCCGCGATGCTGTGGTGGGAGAAACGCTTTTTCCGCGCCAAGCCAGATGCGCAGGTGGTGAACTTAAGGAGTGAAGTATGA
- the nlpI gene encoding lipoprotein NlpI, giving the protein MKPFLRWCYVATALLLAGCSNHDWRKDEVLAIPLQPTLQQEVILARMEQILASRALTDDERAQLLYERGVLYDSLGLRALARNDFSQALAIRPDMPEVFNYLGIYLTQAGNFDAAYEAFDSVLELDPTYNYARLNRGIALYYGGRFPLAQDDLQAFYQDDPNDPFRSLWLYLVEREIDPKMATVSLQQRYDKSDRGQWGWNIVEFYLGKISEKTLMERLKADATDNTSLAEHLSETDFYLGKHYLSLGDKDTASALFKLTVANNVHNFVEHRYALLELALLGQEQDDLSESDQQ; this is encoded by the coding sequence ATGAAGCCTTTCTTGCGCTGGTGTTACGTTGCGACAGCACTATTGCTGGCAGGATGCAGCAACCATGATTGGCGTAAAGACGAAGTTCTGGCTATTCCGTTGCAGCCCACGCTGCAGCAGGAAGTGATCCTGGCGCGCATGGAACAAATACTTGCCAGCCGGGCATTAACGGACGATGAGCGAGCACAGCTTTTATATGAGCGCGGTGTGCTGTATGATAGTCTGGGTTTACGTGCTCTAGCGCGCAATGACTTTTCACAAGCGCTAGCGATACGTCCTGATATGCCAGAAGTTTTCAACTACCTGGGCATTTACTTAACGCAGGCAGGCAATTTTGATGCTGCCTATGAAGCGTTTGATTCTGTACTAGAGCTTGATCCAACTTACAATTACGCGCGTTTAAACCGGGGCATCGCACTGTATTATGGCGGCCGCTTCCCGTTGGCGCAGGATGATCTGCAGGCGTTTTATCAAGACGACCCAAACGATCCCTTCCGTTCGCTGTGGCTTTATCTGGTGGAGAGAGAAATCGATCCCAAGATGGCTACCGTATCGCTCCAGCAGCGTTATGACAAATCGGACAGAGGGCAATGGGGATGGAATATTGTCGAATTCTACCTGGGCAAAATCAGCGAAAAAACGCTGATGGAACGCCTCAAGGCAGATGCAACGGATAACACTTCGCTCGCTGAGCATCTCAGTGAAACTGACTTCTATTTAGGTAAGCACTACCTAAGTCTGGGGGACAAGGACACCGCTTCGGCGCTGTTCAAACTGACGGTGGCTAACAACGTTCATAACTTTGTTGAGCACCGCTATGCATTGTTGGAATTGGCGCTGTTGGGCCAAGAACAAGACGACCTATCGGAATCGGACCAGCAATAG
- a CDS encoding DEAD/DEAH family ATP-dependent RNA helicase, whose translation MTTELETSFADLGLSAPIIAALTDLGYEKPSPIQAECIPHLLNGRDVLGMAQTGSGKTAAFSLPLLHNLDAALKAPQILVLAPTRELAVQVAEAMTDFSKHMHGVNVVALYGGQRYDVQLRALRQGPQIVVGTPGRLLDHLKRGTLNLSGLKGLVLDEADEMLRMGFIEDVETIMAEIPAEHQTALFSATMPEAIRRITRRFMKDPQEVRIQSSITTRPDISQSYWTVQGMRKNEALVRFLEAEDFDAAIIFVRTKNATLEVAEALERSGYNSAALNGDMNQALREQTLERLKSGRLDILIATDVAARGLDVERISLVVNYDIPMDSESYVHRIGRTGRAGRAGRALLFVENRERRLLRNIERTMKLTIPEVELPNADLLGERRLAKFAAKVQQQLESSDLDMYRALLAKLQPGEDLDMETLAAALLKMAQGERPLILPPDPVFKPRQRREFNDRDDRGGERSNDRRRDARPDSRDGGAERPRRERRDVGEMQLYRIEVGRDDGVEVRHIVGAIANEGDISSRYIGNIKLFASHSTIELPKGMPGEILNHFTRTRILNKPMNMQLLGDAQPHERRERPAGGNGGERRGGARPFNGERREGAPAPRRSFGERREGGNAAGGERRGGNFNRDKPAPRRDDAAAPAAPRRRFGDA comes from the coding sequence ATGACTACTGAGCTTGAAACCTCTTTTGCTGACCTGGGGCTGTCTGCTCCGATCATTGCTGCCCTGACCGATCTGGGCTACGAAAAACCATCACCGATCCAGGCTGAGTGTATTCCTCACCTGTTGAACGGTCGCGACGTGCTGGGCATGGCGCAGACCGGTAGTGGTAAAACTGCGGCGTTCTCGCTGCCCCTGCTGCACAACCTCGATGCAGCCCTGAAAGCACCACAAATCCTGGTACTGGCTCCAACCCGCGAACTGGCGGTTCAGGTTGCTGAAGCCATGACCGATTTCTCCAAGCACATGCATGGCGTTAACGTGGTGGCCCTGTACGGTGGCCAACGTTATGACGTGCAGCTGCGCGCTCTGCGTCAGGGCCCGCAAATCGTAGTAGGGACCCCGGGCCGTCTGCTGGACCACCTGAAACGTGGCACCCTGAACCTGTCTGGCCTGAAAGGCCTGGTTCTGGACGAAGCCGACGAAATGCTGCGCATGGGCTTTATCGAAGACGTAGAAACCATCATGGCGGAGATCCCGGCTGAACATCAGACCGCGCTGTTCTCTGCGACCATGCCGGAAGCGATCCGTCGTATTACCCGTCGCTTCATGAAAGATCCACAGGAAGTGCGCATTCAGTCCAGCATCACCACTCGCCCGGACATTAGCCAGAGCTACTGGACCGTGCAGGGCATGCGTAAAAACGAAGCGCTGGTGCGTTTCCTGGAAGCTGAAGATTTTGATGCGGCGATCATCTTCGTACGTACCAAAAATGCGACCCTGGAAGTGGCCGAAGCGCTGGAGCGCAGCGGTTACAACAGCGCCGCACTGAACGGTGATATGAACCAGGCGCTGCGTGAGCAAACCCTGGAACGTCTGAAAAGTGGCCGTCTGGATATTCTGATCGCCACCGACGTTGCCGCTCGTGGTCTGGACGTTGAGCGTATCAGCCTGGTAGTAAACTATGACATCCCTATGGATTCAGAGTCTTACGTTCACCGTATCGGCCGTACCGGTCGTGCTGGTCGTGCTGGCCGCGCGCTGCTGTTCGTAGAAAACCGCGAACGCCGCCTGCTGCGCAACATCGAACGCACCATGAAGCTGACCATCCCTGAAGTTGAGCTGCCAAACGCAGATCTGCTGGGTGAGCGCCGCTTGGCCAAGTTTGCCGCTAAAGTTCAGCAGCAGCTGGAAAGCAGCGATCTGGATATGTACCGTGCGCTGCTGGCTAAGCTGCAGCCGGGTGAAGATCTGGATATGGAAACGCTGGCCGCTGCACTGCTGAAGATGGCGCAGGGCGAACGTCCTCTGATCCTGCCACCAGATCCAGTGTTCAAACCGCGTCAACGTCGTGAGTTCAACGACCGTGATGATCGCGGTGGCGAGCGTAGCAACGACCGTCGTCGTGATGCACGTCCAGACAGCCGTGATGGCGGCGCTGAGCGTCCACGTCGCGAACGTCGTGACGTTGGTGAAATGCAGCTGTACCGCATTGAAGTTGGCCGTGATGACGGCGTGGAAGTTCGTCATATCGTTGGCGCGATCGCTAACGAAGGTGACATCAGCAGCCGTTACATCGGTAACATCAAGCTGTTTGCTTCCCACTCCACCATCGAGCTGCCAAAAGGCATGCCGGGCGAGATCCTGAATCACTTTACTCGCACTCGCATTCTGAACAAGCCGATGAACATGCAATTGCTGGGCGATGCGCAGCCGCATGAACGTCGTGAGCGTCCTGCCGGTGGTAACGGTGGTGAGCGTCGTGGCGGTGCCCGTCCATTCAACGGCGAGCGTCGCGAAGGTGCACCAGCACCACGCCGTTCTTTCGGTGAGCGTCGTGAAGGCGGTAATGCTGCCGGTGGCGAACGCCGTGGCGGTAACTTCAACCGTGACAAGCCAGCACCACGCCGTGACGATGCAGCAGCTCCTGCCGCACCACGTCGCCGTTTCGGTGATGCATAA
- the rpsO gene encoding 30S ribosomal protein S15, with translation MSLSVEAKAKIVADFGRGTNDSGSTEVQVALLTAQINHLQGHFSEHKKDHHSRRGLLRMVSQRRKLLDYLKRKDVARYTSLIERLGLRR, from the coding sequence ATGTCTCTAAGTGTTGAAGCTAAAGCTAAAATCGTAGCTGACTTCGGTCGTGGTACTAACGACAGCGGTTCTACCGAAGTTCAGGTTGCCCTGTTGACTGCGCAGATCAACCATCTGCAAGGCCACTTCTCAGAGCACAAAAAAGATCACCACAGCCGTCGTGGTCTGCTGCGTATGGTTTCTCAGCGTCGTAAGCTGCTGGACTACCTGAAGCGTAAAGATGTAGCACGTTACACCAGCCTGATCGAGCGTCTGGGTCTGCGTCGCTAA
- the pnp gene encoding polyribonucleotide nucleotidyltransferase, producing MLTPIIRKFQYGQHTVTLETGMMARQATAAVMVSMDDTAVFVTVVGQKKAKPGQSFFPLTVNYQERTYAAGRIPGSFFRREGRPSEGETLTSRLIDRPIRPLFPDSFLNEVQVIATVVSVNPQVNPDIVAMIGASAALSLSGIPFNGPIGSARVGYINNQYVLNPTTDELKESSLDLVVAGTAGAVLMVESEADVLSEDQMLGAVVFGHDQQQIVIENINALVAEAGKPKWDWQAPAVNEALHARVTELAESRLGDAYHITEKQERYAQVDAIKDSVVETLLAQDETLDASEIQDILGTVEKNVVRSRVLRGEPRIDGREKDMIRGLDVRTGVLPRTHGSALFTRGETQALVTATLGTARDAQNIDELMGEKTDSFLFHYNFPPYSVGETGMVGSPKRREIGHGRLAKRGVLAMMPKPEDFPYTVRVVSEITESNGSSSMASVCGASLALMDAGVPIKAAVAGIAMGLVKEDENFVVLSDILGDEDHLGDMDFKVAGSRDGITALQMDIKIEGITREIMQVALNQAKGARLHILGVMEQAISTPRGDISEFAPRIHTIKINPDKIKDVIGKGGSVIRALTEETGTTIEIEDDGTVKIAATDGDKAKFAIRRIEEITAEIEVGRVYQGKVTRIVDFGAFVAIGGGKEGLVHISQIADKRVEKVTDYLQMGQEVPVKVLEVDRQGRVRLSIKEATAPESAAAPAPEAE from the coding sequence TTGCTGACTCCGATTATTCGCAAATTCCAGTATGGCCAACACACCGTGACGCTTGAGACCGGTATGATGGCACGTCAAGCCACTGCTGCCGTGATGGTGAGCATGGATGACACCGCAGTATTCGTCACCGTAGTAGGCCAGAAGAAAGCCAAACCAGGCCAGAGCTTCTTCCCTCTGACCGTGAACTATCAGGAGCGTACCTACGCTGCTGGCCGTATCCCGGGTAGCTTCTTCCGTCGTGAAGGCCGTCCGAGCGAAGGCGAAACCCTGACTTCCCGTCTGATTGACCGCCCGATCCGCCCACTGTTCCCAGATAGTTTCCTGAACGAAGTGCAAGTGATCGCCACCGTGGTTTCCGTGAACCCACAGGTAAACCCAGACATCGTCGCGATGATCGGTGCCTCTGCTGCCCTGAGCCTGTCCGGTATTCCGTTCAATGGCCCAATCGGTTCTGCTCGCGTGGGTTACATCAACAATCAGTACGTACTGAACCCAACCACTGACGAGCTGAAAGAAAGCAGCCTGGATCTGGTGGTTGCCGGTACCGCTGGTGCAGTACTGATGGTGGAATCCGAAGCTGACGTGCTGAGCGAAGATCAGATGCTGGGCGCAGTCGTGTTTGGCCATGACCAACAGCAAATCGTTATCGAAAACATTAACGCTCTGGTTGCTGAAGCAGGCAAGCCGAAGTGGGATTGGCAGGCACCAGCGGTTAACGAAGCGCTGCATGCGCGCGTAACCGAGCTGGCCGAAAGCCGTCTGGGCGATGCTTACCACATCACCGAAAAACAAGAGCGTTACGCTCAGGTTGATGCGATCAAAGACAGCGTAGTGGAAACTCTGCTGGCGCAAGACGAGACTCTGGACGCGTCTGAAATTCAGGACATCCTGGGCACCGTTGAGAAAAACGTCGTACGTAGCCGTGTGCTGCGTGGCGAGCCGCGTATCGATGGCCGCGAGAAAGACATGATCCGTGGTCTGGACGTGCGCACTGGCGTTCTGCCGCGTACCCACGGTTCCGCACTGTTCACCCGTGGTGAAACTCAGGCGCTGGTTACCGCCACTCTGGGTACCGCGCGTGACGCACAGAACATTGATGAGCTGATGGGCGAGAAAACCGACAGCTTCCTGTTCCACTACAACTTCCCTCCGTACTCTGTTGGTGAAACCGGCATGGTTGGTTCACCGAAGCGTCGTGAAATCGGCCATGGTCGTCTGGCAAAACGTGGCGTTTTAGCTATGATGCCTAAACCAGAAGATTTCCCGTACACCGTGCGTGTGGTGTCTGAAATCACCGAATCCAACGGTTCTTCTTCAATGGCTTCCGTCTGTGGTGCATCTCTGGCACTGATGGATGCGGGTGTGCCAATCAAGGCAGCCGTTGCAGGTATCGCAATGGGCCTGGTGAAAGAAGACGAAAACTTTGTCGTACTGTCTGACATTCTGGGTGACGAAGATCACCTGGGCGACATGGACTTCAAAGTGGCCGGTAGCCGCGATGGTATCACCGCGCTGCAGATGGACATTAAAATTGAAGGTATCACCCGCGAAATCATGCAGGTGGCTCTGAACCAGGCCAAGGGTGCGCGTCTGCACATTCTGGGCGTGATGGAACAGGCTATCAGCACGCCACGTGGCGATATCTCCGAGTTCGCACCGCGTATTCACACCATCAAGATCAATCCAGACAAGATCAAAGATGTGATCGGTAAAGGTGGTTCAGTCATCCGTGCGTTGACCGAAGAAACTGGCACCACCATCGAAATTGAAGATGACGGTACAGTGAAGATTGCTGCGACCGACGGCGACAAAGCGAAGTTCGCTATCCGCCGCATCGAAGAGATCACCGCTGAGATCGAAGTTGGCCGTGTGTATCAGGGTAAAGTGACCCGTATCGTTGATTTTGGTGCCTTCGTGGCCATCGGCGGCGGTAAAGAAGGCCTGGTGCACATCTCTCAAATCGCCGACAAGCGCGTTGAGAAAGTGACCGACTATCTGCAGATGGGTCAGGAAGTACCGGTTAAGGTACTGGAAGTTGATCGCCAGGGCCGTGTGCGTCTGAGCATCAAAGAAGCTACAGCGCCAGAATCCGCTGCGGCTCCAGCACCAGAAGCAGAATAA